A DNA window from Amycolatopsis sp. DSM 110486 contains the following coding sequences:
- a CDS encoding sensor histidine kinase, with protein MTTEQQLPEHPRPNPARTIVYMITSFVFRLVQFVLIVVGATVGVGTVVVWVGFPILLATTAFVRWSGDAERRWAHTMLRTPLTKVERLPLEGQSMTRRWLTRLTDPTTWRDLTYLMIAFPLACVELPVAIASIVLLPMAIWVTPWLGWLHGNLALSLLGPNRTKKLEEKAEHLQASRARGVDAAEAERRRIERDLHDGAQQRLVAVAMSLGRAKSKFDNDPAAVRDLIDEAHADAKLAVSELRDLARGIYPAVLGDRGLDAALSAQAAKSPIPVDVSVDVEPRPPAAVETTAYFIVGETLTNIAKHSGATEAVVKVWRSETHVIVEITDNGHGGAEVRPGGGLAGLADRAATIDGVITVVSPVGGPTVIRADLPCQW; from the coding sequence ATGACCACGGAGCAGCAGCTGCCGGAGCATCCCCGGCCGAACCCCGCGCGCACGATCGTCTACATGATCACGAGCTTCGTGTTCCGCCTGGTCCAGTTCGTGCTCATCGTGGTGGGCGCGACGGTGGGCGTCGGCACGGTCGTGGTCTGGGTCGGGTTCCCGATCCTGCTCGCGACCACGGCGTTCGTCCGCTGGTCGGGCGACGCGGAGCGCCGGTGGGCGCACACGATGCTGCGGACGCCACTCACCAAGGTCGAGCGGTTGCCGCTCGAGGGCCAGTCGATGACGCGCCGCTGGCTCACCCGCCTCACCGACCCGACGACGTGGCGTGACCTCACGTACCTGATGATCGCGTTCCCCCTGGCCTGCGTGGAGCTGCCGGTGGCGATCGCGTCGATCGTGCTGCTGCCGATGGCGATCTGGGTGACGCCGTGGCTGGGCTGGCTCCACGGCAACCTCGCCCTGTCCCTCCTGGGCCCGAATCGCACGAAGAAGCTCGAGGAAAAGGCCGAGCACCTGCAGGCCTCCCGAGCCCGTGGCGTCGACGCGGCCGAGGCCGAGCGGCGACGCATCGAGCGCGACCTGCACGACGGCGCGCAGCAGCGGCTCGTCGCCGTCGCCATGAGCCTCGGGCGCGCGAAGTCGAAGTTCGACAACGACCCCGCCGCCGTGCGCGACCTCATCGACGAGGCCCACGCCGACGCCAAGCTCGCCGTCTCCGAGCTACGCGACCTCGCCCGCGGCATCTATCCCGCCGTGCTCGGCGACCGCGGCCTCGACGCCGCGCTTTCGGCCCAGGCCGCGAAGTCGCCGATCCCGGTCGACGTGAGCGTGGACGTCGAGCCCCGCCCGCCGGCCGCGGTGGAGACCACCGCGTACTTCATCGTCGGCGAGACGCTCACCAACATCGCCAAGCACTCCGGCGCCACCGAGGCGGTCGTGAAGGTGTGGCGCAGCGAGACGCACGTGATCGTCGAGATCACCGACAACGGGCACGGCGGCGCCGAGGTGCGTCCCGGCGGCGGGCTCGCGGGCCTGGCCGACCGCGCCGCGACCATCGACGGCGTGATCACCGTGGTCAGCCCCGTCGGCGGACCGACCGTGATCCGGGCGGACCTGCCGTGCCAATGGTGA
- a CDS encoding sensor domain-containing protein, with product MVTVSAARRRHPPLGRALAFLLLNLPLGIVSFTLITVLLSAGAGTLVVWLGVPLLGLLVLLARGAGRMERARVFSLLDTYVDSPYLPLPPTGQRARWTTRLKDGATWRDLSYFFLLFPVGLVEFVLVVTFWATSLGLVALPIYYRFLPEGAWYFPGYDVRWLTVDSTVSALPWAALGVLFAALSVALTRGLAALHGGLAVALLRPTVSQRRRMERSWQELDETSTVTG from the coding sequence ATGGTCACCGTGTCCGCCGCGAGGAGGCGCCACCCGCCGTTGGGTCGGGCGCTGGCGTTTCTGCTGCTCAACCTGCCCTTGGGCATCGTCTCGTTCACCCTCATCACGGTGCTGCTCTCGGCCGGCGCCGGGACGCTCGTCGTGTGGCTGGGGGTGCCGTTGCTGGGGCTGCTCGTCCTCCTGGCCCGCGGGGCCGGCCGGATGGAGCGGGCGCGGGTGTTTTCGCTGCTCGACACGTACGTGGACAGCCCGTACCTGCCGCTGCCGCCGACCGGGCAGCGCGCTCGCTGGACCACGCGGCTGAAGGACGGCGCCACGTGGCGGGACCTGTCGTACTTCTTCCTGCTCTTCCCTGTCGGTCTCGTCGAGTTCGTGCTGGTCGTGACGTTCTGGGCGACGAGCCTGGGCCTGGTCGCGCTGCCGATCTACTACCGCTTCCTGCCCGAGGGCGCCTGGTACTTCCCGGGATACGATGTGCGGTGGCTCACCGTCGACTCGACGGTGAGCGCGCTGCCCTGGGCGGCGCTGGGGGTGCTGTTCGCCGCCCTGTCCGTGGCGCTGACCAGGGGCCTGGCGGCACTGCACGGCGGGCTCGCCGTGGCTCTGCTGCGGCCGACCGTGTCCCAGCGCCGGCGCATGGAGCGCTCGTGGCAGGAACTCGACGAGACGAGCACGGTGACCGGATGA
- the ggt gene encoding gamma-glutamyltransferase, giving the protein MRRRRTLIVLLAAGVAVGTAVPAAQAQQGGKQTVAEGYGGAVVSDTVESTQAGIDVLRKGGTAADAAVAVASTLGVTDPYVAGPGGGGYFVYYDAKTKRVSTIDGRETTPAADGSDMFVDPATGKAYDFETAVESGRSVGVPGMLATWQRALQRWGKFSLADNLKPAVQVAEHGFVVNPEFASETASLKDKLSHFAPSAALFLPGGDVPKVGSVFRNPDLADTYRQIGRQGIGAFYGGSVGRDLVKTVQNPPLAKGAPIKPMSGPMQLSDLRDYRALDGSPTRVNYRGYDVYGMAPSSSGGITVGESLNILGNYDLSKMDRTQALHHYLEASRLAFADRNRYIGDSRYVKVPQQQLLSKQFAATRACQIDPDKAGQSPVAPGDPYSHKGGCTTAPAASSDSNEQHTNHFVVSDKWGNVVSYTNTIEQLAGSGMTVSGRGFLLNNELTDFNFTPTQGAAADPNLPAAGKRPRSSMSPTIVLKDGKPVLAVGSPGGATIITTVLQVLVNRLDLGMSLPDAIAAPRASQRNAKTSDAEPAFLALPTTKGLEALGQSFSQVSSIGVAAGLEFKPGGKILAAGEPVRRGGTSAMVVSSHR; this is encoded by the coding sequence ATGCGCCGTCGTCGAACACTCATCGTTCTGCTGGCTGCGGGGGTCGCCGTGGGGACTGCGGTGCCCGCGGCCCAAGCGCAGCAAGGGGGCAAGCAGACGGTCGCCGAGGGGTACGGCGGGGCGGTCGTCTCGGACACCGTCGAGTCCACCCAGGCGGGCATCGACGTGTTGCGCAAGGGGGGCACGGCGGCCGACGCCGCGGTCGCCGTGGCGTCGACGCTCGGGGTGACCGATCCGTACGTCGCCGGGCCCGGTGGTGGCGGCTACTTCGTCTACTACGACGCCAAGACCAAGCGCGTGTCCACCATCGACGGCCGTGAGACCACGCCGGCCGCCGACGGGTCCGACATGTTCGTCGACCCGGCCACCGGCAAGGCCTACGACTTCGAGACCGCCGTCGAGAGCGGCCGGTCCGTGGGCGTGCCCGGCATGCTGGCCACGTGGCAGCGCGCGCTGCAGCGCTGGGGCAAGTTCAGCCTCGCCGACAACCTCAAGCCCGCCGTTCAGGTCGCGGAACACGGCTTCGTGGTGAACCCCGAGTTCGCCTCCGAGACGGCCTCGCTCAAGGACAAGCTGTCGCACTTCGCGCCCAGCGCCGCGCTGTTCCTGCCGGGCGGCGACGTGCCGAAGGTCGGCTCCGTGTTCCGCAACCCGGACCTCGCCGACACCTACCGCCAGATCGGCCGCCAGGGCATCGGCGCGTTCTACGGCGGTTCCGTCGGCCGCGACCTCGTCAAGACCGTCCAGAACCCGCCGCTCGCCAAGGGCGCGCCGATCAAGCCGATGTCCGGCCCGATGCAGCTGTCGGACCTGCGCGATTACCGCGCACTCGACGGTTCGCCGACGCGCGTGAACTACCGCGGCTACGACGTCTACGGCATGGCCCCGTCCTCCAGCGGCGGCATCACCGTCGGGGAGTCGCTCAACATCCTCGGCAACTACGACCTGTCCAAGATGGACCGCACGCAGGCGCTGCACCACTACCTGGAGGCCAGCCGCCTCGCGTTCGCCGACCGCAACCGCTACATCGGCGACTCCCGGTACGTGAAGGTCCCGCAGCAGCAGCTCCTGTCGAAGCAGTTCGCGGCCACGCGCGCCTGCCAGATCGACCCGGACAAGGCCGGTCAGAGCCCCGTCGCGCCCGGTGACCCGTACTCCCACAAGGGCGGCTGCACCACCGCGCCCGCCGCTTCGTCCGACAGCAACGAGCAGCACACCAACCACTTCGTCGTCAGCGACAAGTGGGGCAACGTCGTCTCTTACACCAACACGATCGAGCAGCTCGCCGGCAGCGGCATGACCGTCTCGGGCCGCGGCTTCCTGCTCAACAACGAGCTCACGGACTTCAACTTCACGCCCACCCAGGGCGCCGCGGCCGACCCCAACCTGCCGGCCGCCGGCAAGCGCCCGCGGTCCAGCATGTCCCCGACGATCGTGCTCAAGGACGGCAAGCCCGTGCTCGCCGTCGGTTCCCCGGGCGGCGCCACGATCATCACGACGGTGCTGCAGGTCCTGGTCAACCGCCTCGACCTCGGCATGAGCCTGCCGGACGCGATCGCCGCGCCGCGTGCGTCGCAGCGCAACGCGAAGACGTCGGACGCGGAGCCGGCGTTCCTCGCGTTGCCCACCACGAAGGGGCTCGAAGCGCTGGGGCAGAGCTTCAGCCAGGTCAGCTCCATCGGTGTCGCGGCCGGGCTGGAGTTCAAGCCGGGCGGCAAGATCCTCGCGGCCGGTGAACCCGTCCGCCGGGGTGGCACCTCGGCAATGGTGGTCTCTTCGCACCGCTGA
- a CDS encoding IclR family transcriptional regulator: MSSSDVPALRNGLAVLRLLAGHAGPVSAATVARDLYLPRSTTYHLLNELVAAGFVAHLPAERRYGLGIAAFELGSAYLRHDPLERLAAPLLRKLVDRVGHSAHLGVLHGNESLYLIKERPARPETLVTDVGVRLPGQLTASGRAILNHLPAAHVRALFPMAASFVLRTRRGPDSLAALRRTLAAERRLGWAVEDGHVTAGFASVAAPVFDHGARPMASISVTLRHLCPDDGPCGETFPEFAAAVAETAAELTSRIGGTTPQ; this comes from the coding sequence GTGAGCAGTTCGGACGTTCCCGCCCTGCGCAACGGCCTTGCCGTGCTGCGGTTGCTCGCGGGCCACGCCGGTCCGGTGTCCGCGGCGACCGTCGCCCGGGACCTGTATCTGCCCCGTTCGACGACGTACCACCTGCTCAACGAGCTCGTCGCCGCCGGTTTCGTCGCTCACCTGCCGGCCGAACGCCGCTACGGCCTCGGGATCGCCGCGTTCGAGCTCGGGTCGGCGTACCTGCGCCACGACCCGCTCGAACGGCTGGCCGCGCCCCTGCTGCGCAAGCTCGTGGACCGCGTCGGCCACAGCGCGCACCTGGGTGTGCTGCACGGGAACGAGTCGCTGTACCTGATCAAGGAGCGACCGGCGCGGCCGGAAACCCTGGTCACCGACGTCGGTGTGCGGCTGCCTGGGCAGCTCACGGCGTCGGGCCGGGCGATCCTGAACCACCTGCCGGCCGCCCACGTCCGCGCGCTGTTCCCGATGGCGGCTTCGTTCGTGCTCCGGACCCGGCGTGGACCGGATTCGCTGGCCGCCCTGCGCCGGACGTTGGCCGCGGAACGACGGCTCGGGTGGGCGGTCGAGGACGGTCACGTGACGGCCGGGTTCGCTTCCGTCGCGGCGCCCGTGTTCGACCACGGGGCGCGGCCGATGGCGTCGATTTCGGTGACGCTGCGGCATCTTTGCCCCGACGACGGGCCGTGCGGCGAGACTTTTCCGGAGTTCGCGGCGGCGGTTGCCGAGACGGCCGCGGAGCTGACGAGCCGGATCGGGGGCACGACGCCGCAGTGA
- the hutH gene encoding histidine ammonia-lyase, which translates to MPEPVLLGSKPMTASDVVDVVRGHAHVGLTEATEKNLAATRQHIEDLAHATSPTYGVSTGFGALATRHIPLESRTALQRSLIRSHAAGAGPAVETEVVRSLMVLRLRTLASGYTGVRPETAQALAGLLNAGITPVVHEYGSLGCSGDLAPLAAIALALMGEGEVDHEGERKPAADALRAAGITPVVLAEKEGLALTNGTDGMLGMLLLAAADLHNLLDVADLTAAMSVEALLGTDRAFTADLQALRPHPGQAVSAARMFAALQGSKIVESHRGPDCNRVQDAYSLRCAPQVHGAARDTLAHAELVADRELRSAVDNPVVLPDGRVESNGNFHGAPVAYVLDFLAIPVADVASIAERRTDRMLDKARSAGLPPFLAHDPGVDSGHMIAQYTQAAVVSELKRLAVPASVDSIPSSAMQEDHVSMGWSAARKLRKAVEGLNTVLAIELLTAARALDFRAPLEPSPVTGAVRDLLRTKVAGPGPDRHVAPEIAAAEELVRSGAVLAAARLEA; encoded by the coding sequence ATGCCGGAACCAGTGCTCTTGGGCTCGAAGCCGATGACCGCGTCCGACGTCGTCGACGTCGTCCGTGGACACGCGCACGTCGGGCTCACCGAGGCGACCGAGAAGAACCTCGCCGCCACCCGCCAGCACATCGAGGACCTCGCGCACGCGACCTCGCCCACGTATGGCGTCTCGACGGGCTTCGGCGCGCTCGCGACGCGCCATATCCCCCTGGAGAGCCGCACCGCGCTGCAACGCAGCCTCATCCGCTCGCACGCCGCGGGCGCGGGGCCGGCGGTGGAGACAGAGGTCGTGCGCTCGCTGATGGTGCTGCGCCTGCGCACGCTCGCGAGCGGCTACACCGGCGTGCGGCCGGAGACGGCGCAAGCGCTTGCGGGCCTGCTCAACGCGGGGATCACCCCCGTCGTCCACGAGTACGGCTCGCTCGGCTGCTCGGGTGACCTCGCGCCGCTGGCGGCGATCGCGCTCGCGCTGATGGGCGAAGGCGAAGTGGACCACGAAGGCGAGCGCAAACCCGCCGCCGACGCCCTGCGCGCGGCCGGCATCACACCCGTCGTGTTGGCCGAGAAGGAAGGCCTGGCGCTCACCAACGGCACCGACGGCATGCTCGGCATGCTGCTGCTCGCGGCCGCCGACCTGCACAACCTGCTCGACGTCGCGGACCTCACCGCGGCGATGAGCGTCGAGGCGCTGCTGGGCACCGACCGGGCCTTCACCGCCGACCTGCAGGCGCTGCGGCCGCACCCCGGTCAGGCCGTCAGCGCGGCCCGGATGTTCGCGGCACTGCAGGGCTCGAAGATCGTCGAAAGCCACCGCGGGCCTGATTGCAACCGCGTGCAGGACGCGTACTCGCTGCGCTGCGCACCGCAGGTCCACGGCGCCGCGCGCGACACGCTCGCGCACGCTGAGCTCGTGGCCGACCGCGAGCTGCGGTCCGCTGTGGACAATCCCGTGGTGCTGCCCGACGGCCGCGTCGAGTCCAACGGCAACTTCCACGGCGCGCCCGTGGCCTACGTACTCGATTTCCTCGCGATCCCCGTCGCCGACGTCGCCAGCATCGCCGAACGGCGCACCGACCGGATGCTCGACAAGGCGCGCTCGGCCGGCCTGCCGCCGTTCCTCGCGCACGACCCGGGCGTCGACTCCGGGCACATGATCGCGCAGTACACCCAGGCCGCGGTGGTCAGCGAGCTGAAGCGGCTCGCGGTGCCGGCCTCGGTCGACTCCATCCCGAGCAGCGCGATGCAGGAGGACCACGTCTCCATGGGCTGGTCCGCGGCGCGCAAGCTGCGCAAGGCCGTCGAAGGCCTGAACACGGTGCTGGCGATCGAGCTGCTCACCGCCGCCCGCGCGCTCGACTTCCGCGCGCCGCTGGAACCGTCGCCGGTCACCGGCGCGGTGCGCGACCTGCTTCGCACGAAGGTCGCGGGCCCGGGCCCCGACCGGCACGTGGCGCCCGAGATCGCGGCCGCCGAAGAACTCGTCCGCTCCGGCGCCGTCCTGGCCGCCGCCCGTCTGGAGGCCTGA
- the hutU gene encoding urocanate hydratase: MSRTVRAARGTQLTAKSWQTEAALRMFHNNLDPEVAERPEDLVVYGGTGKAARNWPSFDAITRELTILDNDETLLVQSGKPVGVFRTHEWAPRVLIANSNLVGDWATWPEFRRLEQQGLTMYGQMTAGSWIYIGTQGILQGTYETFAAVAKKKFGGSLRGTLTVTAGLGGMGGAQPLAVTMNDGVALVVECDPQRAHRRVETRYLDEVADDLDDAIRRVTTAKKERRPLSVAVVGNAAEVLPELLRRGVEVDIVTDQTSAHDPLSYLPKGVSVDDWHDYAAKKPDEFTDRSRESMADHVNAMLGFLDAGAEVFDYGNSLRGEAKLGGCERAFDFPGFVPAYIRPLFCEGNGPFRWAALSGDPDDIAATDRAMLELFPENESLARWIKLAGERVAFQGLPARICWLGYGERHLAGLRFNEMVASGELKAPVVIGRDHLDSGSVASPYRETEAMADGSDAIADWPLLNALVNTASGASWVSIHHGGGVGMGRSIHAGQVSVADGTALAAQKLERVLTNDPGMGVIRHVDAGYDHAAEVADDRGVRIPMRDNA; this comes from the coding sequence ATGTCTCGCACCGTCCGTGCCGCCCGCGGCACCCAGCTCACCGCGAAGTCGTGGCAGACCGAAGCCGCGCTGCGGATGTTCCACAACAACCTCGACCCCGAGGTCGCCGAGCGGCCCGAGGACCTGGTCGTCTATGGCGGCACCGGAAAGGCCGCGCGCAACTGGCCGAGCTTCGACGCGATCACGCGTGAACTGACCATTTTGGACAATGACGAGACGCTGCTGGTGCAGTCGGGCAAGCCGGTCGGCGTGTTCCGCACGCACGAGTGGGCGCCGCGCGTGCTGATCGCGAACTCGAACCTGGTGGGCGACTGGGCGACCTGGCCCGAGTTTCGCCGCCTGGAGCAGCAGGGCCTCACGATGTACGGCCAGATGACGGCCGGTTCGTGGATCTACATCGGCACGCAGGGCATCCTGCAGGGCACCTACGAGACGTTCGCCGCCGTCGCGAAGAAGAAGTTCGGTGGCAGCCTGCGCGGCACGCTCACCGTAACCGCGGGCCTCGGCGGCATGGGCGGCGCGCAGCCGCTCGCGGTGACCATGAACGACGGTGTGGCGCTCGTCGTCGAATGCGACCCGCAGCGCGCGCACCGCCGCGTCGAGACGCGCTACCTCGACGAGGTGGCCGACGACCTCGACGACGCCATCAGGCGCGTCACCACGGCGAAGAAGGAGCGGCGGCCGCTGTCGGTGGCGGTGGTCGGCAACGCTGCCGAGGTGCTGCCCGAGCTGCTGCGCCGCGGGGTCGAGGTCGACATCGTCACCGACCAGACCTCCGCGCACGACCCGCTGTCGTACCTGCCCAAGGGCGTCAGCGTGGACGACTGGCACGACTACGCGGCCAAGAAGCCCGACGAGTTCACCGACCGCTCGCGCGAGTCCATGGCCGACCACGTGAACGCGATGCTCGGCTTCCTCGACGCCGGCGCCGAGGTCTTCGACTACGGCAACTCCCTGCGCGGCGAGGCCAAGCTCGGCGGCTGCGAGCGCGCGTTCGACTTCCCCGGCTTCGTGCCCGCCTACATCCGTCCGCTGTTCTGCGAGGGCAACGGCCCGTTCCGCTGGGCGGCGCTCTCGGGCGACCCCGATGACATCGCGGCCACGGACCGCGCGATGCTGGAGCTGTTCCCGGAGAACGAGTCCCTGGCCCGCTGGATCAAGCTGGCCGGCGAGCGCGTGGCGTTCCAGGGCCTGCCGGCGCGGATCTGCTGGCTCGGCTACGGCGAGCGTCACCTCGCGGGCTTGCGGTTCAACGAGATGGTGGCCAGCGGCGAACTCAAGGCGCCCGTGGTGATCGGGCGCGACCACCTCGACTCCGGCAGCGTCGCCTCGCCGTACCGGGAGACCGAGGCCATGGCCGACGGCTCCGACGCGATCGCCGACTGGCCGCTGCTCAACGCGCTGGTCAACACCGCCTCGGGCGCGAGTTGGGTGTCGATCCACCACGGTGGTGGCGTCGGCATGGGCCGCTCGATCCACGCGGGCCAGGTCAGCGTCGCCGACGGCACGGCGCTGGCCGCGCAGAAGCTCGAGCGCGTGCTCACGAACGACCCGGGCATGGGCGTGATCCGCCACGTCGACGCCGGTTACGACCACGCCGCCGAGGTCGCCGATGACCGTGGCGTGCGGATTCCCATGCGGGACAACGCGTGA
- a CDS encoding allantoate amidohydrolase — translation MNTTGLLGEIADVGRDAKRGGYSRHAFDAPEHDLRTWFVERAQRLGLDVETDRNGNLWAWWGAPGPDAVVTGSHLDSVPGGGAFDGPLGVTSALAAVEALQAKGFRPAKPFAVVVFAEEEGGRFGVPCLGSRLMTGTIDADTARALRDPDGVTLWEAAAKSGLDVDRIGAEPERLGLIGRFLELHVEQGRGLIDLGSAVAVGSTVIAHGRWRFSFAGQGNHAGATLIADRVDPMLPAAETVVAVRRLAKTRADARATVGRLVPTPGGTNVIASTVDLWLDARVPGTVTPELVEDISQAARAAAEAEGCSLTVTRESYSDDVVFDEKLRRDLGEWLGEVPELPTGAGHDAAILAGFVPAGMLYVRNPTGISHSPEEFAEAGDVEAGARALAEVLERLAG, via the coding sequence GTGAACACGACGGGGCTGCTCGGCGAGATCGCCGACGTCGGGCGCGACGCGAAGCGCGGCGGCTACTCGCGGCACGCGTTCGACGCGCCGGAGCACGACCTGCGCACGTGGTTCGTCGAACGCGCGCAGCGGCTGGGCCTGGACGTCGAGACCGACCGCAACGGCAACCTCTGGGCCTGGTGGGGCGCGCCGGGGCCGGACGCCGTGGTGACCGGCAGCCACCTCGACTCGGTTCCAGGCGGCGGTGCGTTCGACGGGCCGCTCGGCGTGACGAGCGCGCTGGCGGCCGTGGAAGCTTTGCAGGCCAAGGGGTTCCGGCCGGCCAAGCCGTTCGCCGTGGTCGTGTTCGCCGAGGAGGAAGGCGGCCGGTTCGGTGTGCCTTGCCTCGGCTCGCGGCTGATGACCGGCACGATCGACGCCGACACAGCGCGAGCGCTGCGGGACCCGGACGGCGTCACGTTGTGGGAGGCGGCCGCGAAGTCCGGTCTCGACGTGGACCGGATCGGCGCGGAGCCCGAGCGGCTGGGGCTCATCGGCCGGTTCCTGGAGCTGCACGTGGAACAGGGCCGCGGCCTCATCGACCTCGGTTCGGCAGTGGCGGTCGGCAGCACGGTGATCGCCCACGGGCGGTGGCGGTTCTCGTTCGCCGGCCAGGGAAATCACGCCGGTGCGACGCTGATCGCCGATCGTGTGGACCCGATGCTGCCCGCGGCCGAGACCGTCGTGGCCGTGCGGCGGCTGGCGAAGACGCGGGCGGACGCGCGGGCGACCGTCGGCCGGCTCGTGCCGACGCCGGGTGGCACCAATGTCATCGCGTCCACTGTGGACCTCTGGCTCGACGCGCGCGTGCCCGGCACGGTGACGCCGGAGCTCGTCGAGGACATTTCGCAGGCGGCGCGGGCTGCGGCGGAAGCGGAGGGCTGCTCGCTGACCGTCACGCGCGAGTCGTACTCCGACGACGTCGTGTTCGACGAGAAGCTGCGGCGTGACCTGGGGGAGTGGCTCGGCGAGGTGCCCGAGCTGCCGACCGGAGCGGGCCACGACGCGGCGATCCTGGCCGGGTTCGTGCCCGCCGGGATGCTCTACGTGCGCAATCCCACCGGCATCAGCCACTCGCCGGAGGAGTTCGCCGAGGCCGGCGACGTGGAGGCCGGCGCGCGGGCGCTGGCCGAGGTGCTGGAGCGGCTGGCGGGATGA
- a CDS encoding formimidoylglutamate deiminase — protein sequence MTTYWCERAWLPDGIAEAVLLVVRDGRIMSVTSGAPKSGTVLAGLTLPGFANGHSHAFHRALRGRTHHERGTFWTWRERMYSLAARLDPDAYYRLARGVYAEMVLGGYTSIGEFHYLHHAPGGKPYASPNAMGDALRQAARDAGIRLTLLDTCYLAGGIGVPPDEVQQRFSDGSAEKWVSRVASLAEDELFRVGGAIHSVRAVPADDLSTLNQGVPGERPLHIHLSEQRAENEQCEAAYGWTPTGLLQEHGVLGERLVAVHATHLTDQDVKWLGDARSAACFCPTTERDLGDGIGPARQLLDAGVRLGVGSDSNAVVDAFEETRALELDDRLASEERGRFTADELLAAGTDHASVGWPEVGRLTVGAGADLVTVALDSVRTAGIEPSGVVFAAGAADVRHVVVAGREVVREGAHVLMERPETVLAEEIEALWQF from the coding sequence ATGACCACGTACTGGTGCGAACGGGCCTGGCTGCCCGACGGGATCGCCGAAGCCGTGCTGCTCGTGGTGCGCGACGGGCGGATCATGTCGGTCACGTCGGGCGCGCCGAAGTCCGGGACCGTCCTGGCCGGGCTCACGCTGCCGGGGTTCGCCAACGGGCACTCGCACGCGTTCCACCGCGCGCTGCGGGGCCGGACGCACCACGAGCGCGGCACCTTCTGGACCTGGCGCGAGCGGATGTACTCGCTGGCCGCGCGCCTCGACCCGGACGCGTACTACCGGCTCGCACGCGGCGTCTACGCGGAAATGGTGCTCGGTGGGTACACGAGCATCGGCGAGTTCCACTACCTGCACCACGCGCCGGGCGGGAAGCCGTACGCGTCGCCGAACGCGATGGGCGACGCGCTACGCCAGGCCGCGCGGGACGCGGGGATCCGGCTGACGCTGCTGGACACGTGTTACCTCGCGGGCGGGATCGGCGTGCCGCCGGACGAGGTGCAGCAGCGGTTCTCCGACGGCTCGGCCGAGAAGTGGGTTTCGCGCGTGGCGTCGCTGGCCGAGGACGAGTTGTTCCGCGTCGGCGGGGCCATCCACTCCGTGCGCGCGGTGCCGGCGGACGATTTGTCGACCCTGAACCAGGGGGTGCCCGGCGAGCGGCCGTTGCACATCCACCTGTCCGAACAGCGTGCGGAGAACGAGCAGTGCGAGGCGGCGTACGGCTGGACGCCGACCGGGTTGCTGCAGGAGCACGGGGTGCTGGGTGAGCGGCTGGTCGCCGTGCACGCGACGCACCTGACGGACCAGGACGTGAAGTGGCTGGGTGACGCGCGGTCCGCCGCGTGCTTCTGCCCGACGACCGAGCGTGACCTCGGCGACGGCATCGGCCCGGCGCGGCAGCTGCTCGACGCGGGCGTGCGGCTGGGTGTCGGCAGCGACAGCAACGCGGTGGTCGACGCGTTCGAGGAGACCCGCGCGCTGGAGCTGGACGACCGCCTGGCCAGCGAGGAACGCGGCCGGTTCACCGCCGACGAGCTGCTGGCGGCGGGCACCGACCACGCGTCCGTCGGGTGGCCTGAGGTGGGCCGGCTGACCGTCGGTGCCGGAGCGGACTTGGTCACGGTCGCGTTGGACTCCGTGCGGACGGCGGGGATCGAGCCGTCCGGGGTGGTGTTCGCGGCGGGGGCCGCGGACGTGCGGCACGTCGTGGTGGCGGGTCGTGAGGTGGTGCGCGAGGGTGCGCACGTGCTGATGGAGCGACCGGAAACCGTACTGGCCGAGGAGATCGAGGCGCTGTGGCAATTCTGA